One stretch of Aerosakkonema funiforme FACHB-1375 DNA includes these proteins:
- the pheA gene encoding prephenate dehydratase, which yields MSISIAHLGPSGTYAEAAAVAYANWLIQKKGQQSFLCPYPSIAQTLQAAATGQVDLAVVPVENSLEGSVTMTLDTLWRLDTLQVQQALVLPISHALLSCAGSLEAIETVYSHPQALAQCQEWLDKFLPSVQLVPMNSTTEALGYLETDSTAGAISSLRAAQLYNLPILASPINDYPCNHTRFWVLSLQPSPGGDRTSLAFSVPANVPGALAKPLQVFAERNINLSRIESRPTKRSLGEYLFFIDLEAEANEPLVKSALTELADHAETLKIFGCYSILNIDS from the coding sequence ATATCGATATCGATCGCACATCTGGGGCCGAGCGGCACTTATGCAGAAGCAGCTGCCGTCGCCTATGCTAATTGGCTGATCCAGAAAAAAGGCCAACAATCCTTTTTGTGTCCCTATCCGAGCATTGCCCAAACGCTTCAAGCGGCAGCAACTGGGCAAGTAGATCTAGCTGTTGTGCCGGTGGAAAATTCTCTGGAAGGCAGTGTGACTATGACCCTGGATACACTCTGGCGGTTAGATACGCTGCAAGTTCAACAAGCTTTAGTTTTGCCGATTTCTCATGCTTTGCTGTCGTGTGCGGGTAGTTTAGAGGCGATCGAAACTGTTTACTCGCACCCGCAAGCTTTGGCTCAATGTCAAGAATGGCTGGATAAATTTCTACCCTCTGTTCAGTTAGTGCCGATGAATTCTACTACGGAGGCGCTAGGTTATCTGGAGACAGATAGTACAGCTGGGGCAATATCTTCTCTGAGGGCTGCCCAACTTTACAACCTACCTATTCTTGCCAGTCCAATTAATGATTATCCCTGTAACCACACGCGGTTCTGGGTACTTAGTTTACAACCTTCTCCTGGCGGCGATCGCACTTCGCTAGCTTTTAGCGTTCCGGCTAATGTACCGGGAGCTCTTGCTAAACCTCTGCAAGTATTTGCCGAAAGAAATATCAATCTTAGCAGAATTGAGTCGCGCCCGACTAAGCGATCGCTAGGTGAATATCTCTTTTTTATAGACTTAGAAGCTGAGGCTAATGAGCCATTAGTCAAATCTGCTTTAACCGAATTGGCAGACCACGCCGAAACGCTGAAGATTTTTGGTTGCTACAGCATTCTGAATATTGATTCCTAA
- a CDS encoding ribonuclease HII, with product MKDLIIAALPHSSTPPLPHSLFTELVAGVDEVGRGCLFGPVVAAAVILPDAAWAELAAAGIKDSKQLTNVGRRRFADRIRAVALDYQIGIASVREIDRLNILRASLLAMRRSVIKLKVQPSVCLIDGKWALPDLPIPQQSVVKGDEKLVAIAAASILAKVWRDDLILRLARKYPQYDLDANKGYGTARHIKALEEYGPSRWHRLSFRPCCH from the coding sequence ATGAAGGATCTGATAATTGCAGCACTCCCCCACTCCTCCACTCCCCCACTCCCCCACTCCCTCTTTACCGAGCTGGTTGCAGGTGTTGATGAAGTCGGGCGAGGTTGTTTGTTCGGTCCTGTAGTGGCGGCAGCTGTAATTTTACCGGATGCCGCTTGGGCGGAATTAGCTGCTGCGGGGATAAAAGATAGCAAACAACTGACTAATGTTGGGCGAAGGAGGTTTGCCGATCGGATTCGGGCTGTGGCGTTAGATTACCAAATCGGTATAGCTTCAGTCCGGGAAATCGATCGCCTCAATATTTTACGAGCATCGTTGTTGGCAATGCGGAGATCTGTGATCAAACTGAAGGTGCAGCCCTCTGTTTGTCTGATTGATGGCAAGTGGGCTCTTCCGGATTTACCGATACCACAACAATCGGTGGTGAAGGGAGATGAAAAGTTGGTAGCGATCGCCGCTGCTAGTATTCTGGCTAAGGTATGGCGAGACGATCTCATCCTTCGCTTGGCTCGTAAATACCCGCAATACGATCTAGATGCCAACAAGGGTTATGGCACCGCTCGACACATAAAAGCTCTGGAAGAATATGGCCCTTCACGCTGGCATCGGCTCTCCTTTCGTCCTTGTTGCCACTGA
- a CDS encoding DUF1997 domain-containing protein: protein MHTRFVASQTVEIAVPEQPIPIKHYLRQPQRLVNALVDPSRIAQLGEEIFRLKMRPLHFMMLTIQPTVDMKVWTEADGTVHLESVGCQIVGIEYVNQRFALNLKGRLSPSQVKGLTYLKGKADLEVQVELPPPFWLTPKPMLEATGNGLLKSVLLTVKHRLMHQLLLDYRKWASVPALGIENRENTSLIPTSQTPLPSP from the coding sequence ATGCACACCCGATTTGTCGCTTCCCAAACTGTTGAAATTGCTGTCCCAGAGCAACCGATTCCCATCAAGCATTATTTGCGTCAGCCTCAACGTCTTGTCAATGCTCTGGTCGATCCAAGTCGGATCGCACAATTGGGCGAGGAAATTTTTCGCTTAAAAATGCGCCCTCTCCACTTTATGATGTTAACAATTCAACCCACAGTAGATATGAAGGTGTGGACAGAAGCCGATGGCACAGTTCATTTAGAGTCTGTGGGCTGTCAAATTGTGGGTATTGAATATGTGAATCAACGCTTTGCGTTGAACTTGAAAGGAAGACTGTCGCCTTCGCAAGTTAAGGGATTGACTTATCTGAAAGGAAAAGCAGATTTAGAAGTACAAGTTGAGCTACCACCTCCATTTTGGTTAACGCCCAAACCAATGTTGGAAGCGACCGGCAACGGTCTACTGAAAAGTGTATTGTTAACTGTAAAACATCGGTTAATGCACCAATTGCTGCTGGATTATCGTAAATGGGCAAGTGTTCCAGCTTTGGGAATAGAAAACAGAGAAAATACCTCCTTAATTCCCACTTCCCAGACTCCACTCCCCAGCCCTTAG